In one Acipenser ruthenus chromosome 10, fAciRut3.2 maternal haplotype, whole genome shotgun sequence genomic region, the following are encoded:
- the LOC117973197 gene encoding UDP-N-acetylglucosamine transporter produces the protein MPVNLKFLSLGVLVFQTTSLVLTMRFSRTLKEDGPRYLASSAVVAAELLKIGACVLLVFKDTGCSLTALNRVLHDEIVNKPMESLKLAVPAGIYTLQNNLLYVALSNLDAATYQVTYQLKILTTALFSVSMLGKRLNIYQWLSLVILMIGVAFVQWPSDSVDSAQKDLSTGSQFVGLAAVLTACFSSGFAGVYFEKILKETKQSVWIRNIQLGLFGAVFGLMGVYVYDGERVQEHGMFQGYSALTWAVVSLQALGGLVIAAVIKYADNILKGFATSLSIILSTLISYFWLQDFVPTSVFFFGAVLVIAATFLYGYEVKPAANPSKA, from the exons ATGCCTGTGAACCTGAAGTTTCTGTCTCTGGGAGTCCTGGTCTTCCAGACCACCAGCCTGGTCCTGACCATGCGCTTCTCTCGCACGCTGAAGGAAGACGGGCCCCGGTACCTGGCTTCATCCGCCGTCGTCGCTGCGGAGCTCCTGAAGATCGGGGCCTGTGTTCTACTGGTCTTCAAGGACACTG GCTGCAGTTTGACGGCGCTCAACAGAGTTTTACATGACGAGATTGTAAACAAGCCAATGGAAAGCCTGAAGCTGGCCGTCCCAGCAGGGATTTACACTCTACAGAACAATCTGCTTTATGTTGCCCTTTCCAATCTGGATGCAGCCACTTATCAG GTCACATACCAGCTGAAGATTCTCACCACAGCTCTATTCTCGGTGTCAATGCTTGGAAAAAGGTTAAATATTTATCAATGGCTCTCCCTGGTGATTTTAATGATTGGAGTAGCGTTTGTTCAG TGGCCCTCAGACTCTGTGGACTCGGCTCAGAAGGACCTGTCCACAGGCTCACAGTTTGTAGGACTCGCGGCCGTGCTGACAGCCTGCTTCTCCAGTGGATTTGCTGGGgtttattttgagaaaatctTGAAGGAAACGAAGCAGTCTGTGTGGATTAGAAACATTCAGCTTG GTTTGTTCGGTGCCGTATTTGGGCTCATGGGCGTCTATGTGTATGATGGGGAGCGAGTGCAGGAGCACGGGATGTTCCAGGGATACAGCGCTCTCACCTGGGCCGTCGTGTCACTTCAG GCTTTGGGAGGGTTAGTTATAGCAGCTGTCATTAAATATGCTGACAATATTTTGAAAGGATTTGCAACCTCCCTATCCATCATCCTTTCTACACTGATTTCATATTTCTGGTTACAGGATTTTGTGCCAACAAG tgtgtttttctttggAGCAGTGCTGGTAATAGCAGCTACATTTTTATATGGGTATGAAGTCAAACCTGCAGCTAATCCAAGCAAAGCATGA